Sequence from the Magallana gigas chromosome 4, xbMagGiga1.1, whole genome shotgun sequence genome:
AAAAATATTATGAGAGATGTGTGGCATCTTTGGgaataaaattgtaaacatttcttatactggcttgtttctgcccaaatcttaccaaaattgatattaaaagataaaaaagcaataaatatgaggttCTACATGTTGTTTCGATGCAAATGATGCTTACAAGAACAGAATAATTCTTTCTAATGACTTAGAACTGCGCAGCTGCAGacttgaattcaaaatttaaaaatctgaaaaaatgaaGGAGGAGGCCATTAATATCCACTCTACAACCattcttgagagaaaaaatccAAGTTTGCTTATCAGATTTTTTACTTTGTCTCAAAATAGGGTACCCAATTCTAAAAATTGGTCTCAGAAACAATCAATTTTCAcgatatgtatttttttgtcTCTGTccattaatgttttatttttattgaaaaatatataatcagGTATTTATGCTTTTCTTTAAGACAATTTACTTAAATTTATACTTAGtacttaaaaaacaaacctGGAAATGGTATAGATATGTCTGTCATATTCAACACagtttgttttgaattgacaataattgtatttatgaaaattcaacATCGACACAGGGGTTCTAAGTATagactgtttgtttgtttgtttgtcgtTTTTAGGTTCTAAAATTAGATCACATTCCGATTGATAGAAAAAGGGTACATATGCACCTTATTTTGATACAAAGTTACATCTATAATGTCCAAAATTCAACCTCTTTTTCCTATCCAaaggttgtagagaggacatcAATAAACCTCTgtcataatttttaaagattattaacATCttcaaaagttattaaaaagaaTTGCTCTGTTCTTGAAATGTAAATTgcatacaaaaacaatacataGAACCTCATGTTCAttgcttttttatcttttggcaacagttttggtcagtttcTGGCGGAGACATGCATATTcaaaaaattttacatttttatcctCAAATTCACACGTTCGCTGCACATCCCTATTAAACAATTTAGATTAATAACTTTACCGATATCCTCAAGATGTTCGAAAGACGATGTTTGAAGCTTTAAAAGTACCCTGAGTCTGTAGACGACTGGGGATTTTACAAGTATTTATTTGTTTGCATagtgtaatttatttatttgtatagcTTTATTTTCGAGGTGACATCACTTGGGGTTTTTTCTTTCAACCAATGATGCAAAAAAGTGTGTGAATAACCATTCATTGACACTTGCGATGATACGATTGTAGAAATAACAGAATGGTCACTGAACCGTGAAATCTGGAGTTATTTGGTATCAgcaaaaatcgatttttttttaggtgGGAAATATGTACTATGAAAACTCATATTATTTTAAGCTTTTTTagaatgatatttttcaaaggAAGAAGTAAAAACTCTAGATAATACGTAAACATTTAAACCATCAAATAAGATTagctaatatttaaaaatcaataccCTTGCACTGGATATGCATACTTGCAATTTAAACATTCATTACCTACAGCGCAGTTTAAAACGTTCATGCCCATGCACATACGGAAATAAATATAGATAACAAATTTACAGCGGACATAACAGGTAATCGTATATTTTCAGTTGCTTGCAatctttaatttgaatttatcttatgttttaaatattcagTAAAGCGTTATTTTGTAATCCAAAACTTAGTTTTGAATGCTAAAGGAGAGAAATCTTGTGGTTTTGCTTTCGATATCGAAAGTTTTCTACTTAAAGATATTCAGCCAGGTTTTATAATGACTGCAAATTTTAAAGAGACATGTGAATCAATGCTTATTGATTGTTTAATAAATACAGAGAAAATTGTCCATGCTGTTTATTACTTCATTTCATTGCTTGAATTTAAGCATGCTAATATctaattgatatatttatttgacataaaacaaataaacttATATTACTTTAAAGCATACTTAGATATATAGTGATCTTTGGTTAATACGATTCATTGGATGCGATCATCTGATTGAACGCATCGGTCAGTTCCAAACTGGTTGTTATGATGTATCTGTAActgatgtaaaatataattaattttttgggATTGGGAAAAAGAATCATACACATATAAGAAAACagtttatagtacatgtactttttggTTTTTGTCCTTTGActtcatttgttttgtaattagACCAAAAAACATTGAACAACGACAGATCATATATAGCTTATCAAAGTTAGCAAAGCAACATTAGGGGTTGAAATCCGTTTATACAGATTGTAATAAgataatttgacaaaaaaatgttttccacAATGtcctttacatttttatagagacatcattaaaagaataacaaagaatatatatcatttttccTTTCACAAGGTATATCATGAAACTAGATCTACATATgcttttttcttaattcaatGGTGTTTCTGTAATTCAGTGacattttagtttaaataaactTCCTTCTTTGTCTATGCAGTGACAATAAATTACAGGTAAATGTCATTTTctattcataatatttttagaTATCATAGAGGACATGGATTGTAGTCAATATTACATCACTATTTGCCTGGTAATTTTATCCACACTGACTTCGTCGGTAAGCAATAAATGATACACGGAGATGGTTagagaaaactaaaaaaaaaaccgtgtACTTTAAAATTATGTATCTGTATATATTTGATCAAAGGACTATCAATTGATGATGAATATGCAGATTGtgtgtttattaaattttgcaaaaccTATCAAGAATTTAAACTAACCTGCAGAAAGTCCACATCTAGAGCATATTAACTTGAAAGACTTCTCTGTTACGTTCTGCGTCAGAAACCTTATTCCAAAATCGACTCCCTTTCCAGTTTCCAGTTAACTGAACGTGCTTTCATTTGTATCTCTTTATTTTGTCTATAaaggaataaataaatagataagtCTGCTTTGGTTACTTTACTGCCAGTGTGTAAAACTTTATTGTAGATCAATTTGCGTATTTGTTAAGTAAAAATCCCATTTCTTGCTTTGCTTTTTgtatgttcattattcataattaacTATAAAGCAGAAAGGCATTCTCCAACTAAATCAATTATGGTGCGTATAAACATGAAGCGTAATTTTAGAGTATAACATTTTTGtatgaatgatttaaaacagatatGTGTATAATTTAGAGATTAgtgaaaatatttctgaaacaCGTTATGTATCTGTAAATACTTATCATACAATGCATTAATCCTGattttttctcagaaaataTCATTCTTTGTAGATGTCCGAGTACgcattccaaatattttcagTTAAACATTGTCCTAGTAGTGAAGAAGGTTGGGGAATGGCATCCTCTCGATTAGGATGTAACAGTACACATGGATATCAGTGTGTTCCTAATAAACATCTGACTTCTCTCATTGAGTTTTGTTACCCAAGGGGTGTCAATATCCTGTTTGAAAAAGGTTTGaaacattcattttaatatgaCCTTTAAATTTGTTGAATGGGAttggttaaattaaaaaaaaattataagctAGTAGGACAGCATTTTAAGCCCATTCTATCAATTTCGATCCGTTTAATTTCAAATGGTTTTTTGAACTCAGGTTTTCTATATCGTTGAGGTTAATTTGAAAACATAACCATAATATGTTTTTGACATAATCAATTTCAGCTACAAAAAAGTGCATACCAAATTGCAATGTTCAGTAATATACTGCTAACATTAGATTATGTCACAAAAACGTTAACGAAatactatcatatatatagtaTACTTGATAATATTGTTAGGATGTCGAAAGCACGTGGAACTAAATATTGTTCTGAATAAAATAtagattgttttatatttattttaaatttgtatcatAGTGACGTAAAATCAAAAATCAAGCAATTGATCCAGTCAAATTAACAATGACATTCACTAGTTCACCAAATCTTACATAATCTGCAAAATCGTTCTCTAACTGAAAAAGGTATCACTGACCAAAGGTAATAGAAAGGCCGTGTGAGAGAATTGTCtggtaaatagataagaaaccgagatatatatatataatgtatatacatttacttcagataaataaaaaaaaaatcttatcaaaaaattcGAAATACCTAGtttgaaagaactatatatgataagactTAAAGTttgcccccataattcgccatttttttaagtgtttcgggtacaataaaatgttaactaattttttagaagagttgatataaaatatatttttcatctatttatttgatttatttgcactcgctggcagtatatgacgtcagaagtgacgccatttctataattcaatcaatattagcccaaaattgacatttttcttatctatttacgaatgggaaatatagagcgcatgcttaaaCAAGGAAATTTTTTGGTCACTaatagtcttggctagatacatctctgattaaaatattttatttgttcaagaatgcgctctatgttttcggaaagGAAAAACTGCTCGAAAACAAGCtgtttacgctaaaaatgcaaaaatggcgggaaaaggttgtctttacaatggcATATTTacaaattgtgggcacttgaatcaaagtgaatattatgtaaacacatcacatacatatctgtactaagaaaacaaagaatgatagtaaaatgatgtaTTCAtcttagggggccattttaggcccttatcatatatagtcctttaaagTGAACATTTTGGGTTATAGATGACAgtgtaaaaaaaacatgtctCCCAGAAACGGCatcattttatgaatttgaaCACCACCCTTTTTATTCGACATCAGTAATAGGGTTGTGTTGTATGCCTGTTCACCGTTATTATATTATTTGTCTTTATGAAGGGAATTGCCTAGAATTGGCTGATGATGGAATTCTAAATCATGTTCCTTGCAACAAAATGTTTGAGTTCGGGTGTCcagacaaattttatttaagcaacgaaatatataaatgtaagcaATTTTGTTTTGGTATAACTTTTCAAAGTTAATCTCACGATTTTTGCCAtgttttttgttacttttttggCACTATTGGACGTGATGTGTTTCATAACATATTTAACAATCCTTCAAAGTAtgccagtttatttttaatggAAGTTAAAAcggcagaaaaataaaaaataaattatttgtaaatatttgatgcAGACTAGATAATAAtctaattatcatatttttatatcaaatctaTTTCCTTCGTTTCTAGATCCAAGTTGCCTTGCAATTAATACAACgctgaaatgtttttatgccGACTTCAATTGCATTTACTCCAAGTTAGTGTATTTCTCATTACTCGGCAAATTGTGTTTCTACGATTATATAGGagctctcatgatttgcgatggtatatgatttttaacacACAAccagttggataaaaatcatataccatcgcaaatcatgagagattcttttaATCGCATGCTTAACCACAAGTTAAACCTCAATCTTTTGTTAAACCTCAATTTTTCTGTAAACATAATTGTGAGCATggaaaaaagttccttgaagattagcaaacaaacatttcattttgtggtatatttttatcaatttataaaaaaaaaacacctgaaCCAGCTCTAAATGCTGCACATTTATAACTCTACGCTtttcaattgaattattttgttactttttcaaTCTACGTCAATAGTCTGCATAAAGCTACTTAATGttaaattatgacgtcatgtggCGTTAGAACACatagtggaatatcaaaaatttatcccatgagtaatatccaccgtatattgagataaacatgtgataatgGACAATATCTTgcaaaaagtaaacatttatcCGATGATAAAAAACATGACCAATTTAATGTCTGATAACATTATTAACGTGAATACAAAATTGATTCTTAGAGTGAATGCATGCAGCAATTCTAATTTCTGGAGAGTCAGACGGAGAGttaatatgttttcattttaaaatagaatattttgagcaaatatgtttcattaaaaataatattaaaaactctattttttataaatcatatttttttggttCTTCTTGACCAGATCTATGATAAACCAAACCAGATATATATTAAACCAAACTAGAGTTATGATAAACGAAACATGCGAAGAAAGCCTTATTTGTGGAATGAAAAATAGCCTCCTCAACTCGTGCAATGTTACGGCTATTGTGATGGCTGTGATATTTGgtataatttctttgatacTGGCCGTTTTGCTAGTGGTATTCATCAAGAGAAGAAACGTtacaatcaaaagaaaaaaaggtaaagacgtgtatttacattttgtgtttGCTTTAACTAAATTCAATAGTGTCATATTATCATCGTTTCTGTAGTTTATCTTTATGAAAAGCAATAGGGCAATGTACGAATCGCCTTCTGTCATAGTAGtattatatataacatataccATATTcatattatcttttattaatgTTTAGGCTTACAAGATTTGGAAAACGGTATGTACGTAATTCATTTCGTTCAACATCATTATGCTATAATTACATTTAGTGTATAATTCCCCTTCTGTTTACAGGGAAATCTGTGACGTTCATTTTTAATAGCTCACCAGCCCTGATCAGGGAGTATGAGTATAAGTAAACATTATCAGGCttttgaatacatttattattgtaCTGAGATCATATGAACCGTTCAAAGTTATGCAACCAATTTGATATGAACTTATAAAAATGGTAGATGAATCATATCTATtcgttaataaaacaaaaatatacttcTCGACAAAGtctatggtattttttttagcaGCGGAAACAaactaaataacatgtaaaTACACGTATGCCTGTTCCATCTTTTATTCATATCCCTGCAAAAAAGAGTATATAATGGCTTTAAAGCGATACAAAAATATGTCATGCAATTAAAAacatcaatataaaaatgaatattaatctttcgaaagtatttttttaaaattccttcaTTCTAATTTAAGTCTTGATAGTCACTGTCAAGAACTAAAGTGTTTTTAAGGTGGTACGGGGCATCTCTTTATATTCATGtttgaatttgaattaaagtacattataatcaaaatactctcagcagtttaaatttaaaattttacaatatttaaccaaaaatgagttttaaatgtttaatgttttggaaaagtaaaactttaaaaatcccCAGCaagaactcatgacttacagattcgaagtgaaccctctaacccactggttttcgctgttaggtgacaatttATGGAAAGAAACTATAAAATGACATTTAATTTGCAATTGattgtttgttttgataattagAACGTCACAACTTAGAGGTGGCCCATACTAACTTAACACCATCGTTTCAAGTAATCATTATGcatgttttggttttttaatcACAGATGAGTAAAAGTAATTGCATGTTTTGTTAGAAGCATTAATCCTCCACAACACGATGCATTTTAGTGAAAATTTATGTTTCTTCATATTCGCGTAAAgtattaaggattaagaaaaacaagagatgtttttaaaacacgtatGCCCCCTTATGAAAATGCTATGGAAACATCTGCGAAGAacatgaacggaaactgcaaataatggAAACTTTCGAATTCCATGGGGCATAACTGTGTCAAAAAATGCTTTATTGTTCCCCAAAAAGCTggattgtatttaaaattaaacttgacctagatatcatTATGATAAAACTGTATACAAAATTCCATTccaatatgtgcatcctctgaaaagaaaatgaacggaaactgcaaattatctgaatttttctacgtccaaggggcttaactctgtcgaaaattgctcaatcGTACCCATTACTGCCTGACGGGTCAAATACAGTACAGAGGTTAAGCAAACCGATGTGTACACGTGAGAACACTAAGTCATCAGTTTTTGTAACGGCGAATTTCGAGTAGCGTTGACAAAAAGGACTGTATTACGTAAATGAAATAACCTTCAATGTTTACTGGAGTTGGTATAGTTTGTTCGTATACCCAGTCTGTTCTCAATGACTAGCACATCTTTATTACACAGTTAGTGTGCAGTAAATGCCAATATGACTGTATTAAGAAACTATCCTCACAAgcaatgtgtttatttttatgtctATTTTTGTAGGAGAAAGCCATCCTCTTCAAGAAGTGAGATTTGAACAATCGGAGATAACTATTGAACCAAACGAAGAAAGAAATGGTAACAGAGCAGTTAAAAAAAGAAGCTATTcttcattttcaataattacaATATAAATATTACCAAAAGATTTGATGCTAAAACCACATGCATATATATTCTCATTGCTGTGGACTCATTAAAAATCGTAGGGGCGAATTTTCATGGTTTGTATAAAATTCACAGGTTCGAGGTTCGATAATTTCGTGTATCCTCTTATAcgtacaaaaggaaatatgactttaaatCCTGATTTATTAATTTGCGGTGGATGTATATTCAAGGATGAGGGATACcaacgaattccacgaaaattgagccaccacaaaatctattgattttacAGTATACCTCTgtatttttctatgtaaaattataaCGAATGTACCTACATTTCATTCATCAATGTACTATTTCATCTAGATAGCCTTTACCGTTAAAGTGTTCGTTCTATTTGCCCAGGGTTAATAGTCATCGTAACTATTTACCAGCAACATTCGATTTCCCTTGCTTTTATGTCGGAACCCCAATCAAGATATCACAGTCGCTACCTCTAAACTCTTACTTGTTCACCATAAAAAAAACTCAGCATCAccgataaataatttttttgttaaaaacgaatacttatacatgtatacttgcaTTGAAGACATAAGCCAATAAATTCTCCTGCTCGATAGCAACTACTTCCCTAGCCTCGGCTTTGCCTTTGGAAACAGCGACAATACATAAATTTTATATGTCAAACAAAcatcaatatgaatataaatattagGTAATAGTTGCTGTTAAGGGGGTAAACTTCCTATTGCTAGTAAATGGGGagataatataaattttatctCTTGCAGACAATGTACATGCGTTGCCTCCGCAACATATTAGTCAACCTCAAAACGCTGCGGATCAATTACCAATATCTTTAGTTGCAGGTgatttttgaacatttcaaTATATGATACATAAATTTAAAGGGCCCCTCTGAATTAATGGATAAAAGTTTACAAagcatttcagagaattttgctttgacttTGACCTGTAACTTAGAAATTTTTCTAACTGGCATAAAACTTTAAGTCCAATCTCATTACCCGTTACATTATATAACGCATGTTTTGTTCCtctgagcaagattaagcaaatGGGATTGACTTGGTTCAAAGTCACTGCACACACTTTACAGAAAAGCTCTACttatgtgaagtatgagccaagTTAGGCTATGTGAAGTATACATAACATATTCAATATCATTGCCTACCCTTTGGCCAAATTAAGGCACCCTGTGGTTGAAGTATGAACCAAATTCGACCAAGGAGAAAGAAGATACGCTACGGATAAGGATTTTTCTTACCATTCTGATATGACTTCACATTTTACCTTGAAACTTGAtttaaggtcactgcacaccctttacccaaaggcactctgtgggtgaagtatgcGCCAATATGGGTCAAAGGGAGAGCAGATATGCTCCGGACAAGAGATCTCAgtcggacagacagacggacggacggttGGACGGACCGATAAACATCACTTTAGGTCGCCAGCAGGGTGGGGCTTTAATAATTCGACCTAAAAGGACACTAGTATATCAAAATACGCCGGTAAAGTTAGACAGCTGGTCAATGATAAATACCATGAAAAATTTGAAGAGAGAATAATTCAATGTCGAGATGTTTTGTATATACCAtagtttttacattttgttttaaaattgcaaaatgtTGACAATGTTTTGTTATTACATTAACATCCGAACAATGATTTGTAAAGGATGggatgtttgggttttttttagacGAAATGCGTCTTATCCAAGTAGCGAATTTTAAGTTATGCTGAAACAGCGTTGTAAATTAATATCAGTAATGCAGTAAAATAACCTCTAATGTTTACATGATTTGGTATTCTTTGTTCGTATACCCAGGTCTGTTTTCAATGACTTGCACTATAAGCGTGCAGATACGACTGTGTGACTGtattaagaaaaattaacatcacaaaaaaatgtgttaaatatgtttatttaagcAGGAGAAAGCCATCCTCTTCAAGAAATGAATTCTGAACACATGGAAATATCTACTGTGTCAAACAAAGAAAGAGATGGTAAAAGAGCAGTTTAAATAAGTAGCTATTTTTCAATTTCGTAAATTCCAATGTTAACAATGATTAAATGCTAAAACCatctgcatatatatatatatatatatatatatatatatatatatatatatatatatatatatatatatatatatatatatatatatataaacacaaagtccgagtaaaacataagcgctttcattttcatcttcagaTGTTTTCAACTAACCTagttgtaaaacatctgaagatgaaaatgaaagcgcttatgttttactcggactttgtgtttttattcatttaagttttctatattttatcCGATCACTGTAACTTTTTCCTGGatttacctatatatatatatatatatatatatatatatatatatatatatatatatatatatatatatatatatatatatatatataaatataagcacaaacattgcaataactctcaaattgacatatacctgcccatagtgaatgatactgacatatatataaagcacagggaaatatatatatatatattactgaGTATACCTCtgtatttttatgtaatattacGATGAATAAACTTTGCTATTTCATCTAGATAGCCTTCACCGTTAAAAATTGTTCGTTCTATTTGCCCAGGGTTAATAGTCATCGTAACTATTTACCAGCAACATTCGATTTACCTTGCTTTTATGTCGGAACTCCTATCAAGATATCAAAGTTGCTACCTCTAAACTGTTACTTGTTTACCATTAATAAAAACTCAGCATCGCCGATAAATAAAggtgtttgttgttgttgttgttgttgttgttgttgttaaaacaaaatacttaTTTACTTGCATTGAGGACATTAGAAAATGTATTGTCCCCCTCGATAGCAACTTTTTCCCTTTGGAAACAGTTGCTGTAGATGGGGTAAACTTTTTATTGCTAGTGAATGGGtggataatatatattttatttcttgcaGACATTGTATTGCCTCCGCAGCATATCAGCCAACCTCAAAACTCGCATCAATTACGAACATCTATAGTTACTGGTGATTTTCCAACGtttcaatatttgatacataaattCGATAAGCATTCACTTGAAGAAGTTGATTCCAATGGGTTCAATTGTTTACATTCCGCTGCAAAAGGCGGTAATTTGAGCATTTTCAAAAGGATATGCAATATGGGAGTTTCCGTTGAGAAAAAAACAAACGATGGATCAAATATCTTGCACATTGCGGCACAACACGGATGTTACCCAATTTGtgaatatattttagaaaactATGCAGCTTTGTTTTCTCTAAAAGACAACCTTGGTATGAATCCTGCACACTATGCAGCAAATGCTGGTCAATATCATATTCTTGATCTCATGTTGAAACAAGGTTGTGATTTATTTGCCGAAGATGAGAAAAATAACGAAAATATAGTTCATTTGGCGTGTATGGTAGGAAGCTTGGAAGTGTGCCAATTTGTAAAGGCTAACAAAAATCTGGAGAAACTACTGCATGCTAAAAACGGCGGAGGTTGGAATTCTATTCAGTATGCGACAAAAAATGGACATCTTGATATAGTGAAATTTCTTCTCGAGAATGGCGTTGATGTTAAaaacaaatccaaaaaaatcGGCAAAAATTGTCTTCACACAGCATGTGAGTTTGGCAAACATGAAATATGCGAGTATATCATAAGTAAAGCACCAAACCTTATAACCGATACCGACTCTAGCGGACAACATGCGGGACATTACGCAGCAAAGAATGGACATACTGATATACTACAGCTGTTGATAAACGTCGATAAATATGCCATGCAAAGACCATCTCATGACAAAATAAATATCCTCCATGTCGCGTGCGAAAATGCACATTATGATATGGTTGTGAAAATTGCCAAGGTTTTTCCGTTTATGGTAAAGGAAATTACAGAGAAAGGTTGGAATGCAGCACTTTTCATCACCGATAAAGCTGATGCAGAAGAAGAAAGAATCAAGATATTGAAACATCTCCTTGATCACGGCCTTGATGTATATCGTGTATCAAAGTCAGGAAAAACTATTCTCGTGAATGCACGCAAAAACAACTTAAAAGATATTGAACAGTACTTGTCACAACAGTTTCCGAACTTAATAGGTTTAAGGagacaaatttcatttcaataaaaagtagtttgaatatacatgtatatttacacaCACCCCTTACTATCATACTTATGTCCTTATTTGATcatactgtttattttttattagattttgaCGTCCCTATTGtctaaatttcaataaatagaTGTCGTAGTTTTAGCCACTTCTTTAGCAAAATGATgtggtttgttttgttaaaatatgatCAAATAGTCTTTTAAATCTCACAAATTAAGTAAAACTTCTTCTAAaagaagtaaaataataagcaCTATAAATTATTGCTGtgtttcaaacttttttaaaggaagGACTTTGGAATAgttaaaaaattactttgttggttcaaaattgataaacCTATCGAATTGTCACTAGATGgaatttcaaaacttttcaaatGATGGAGAGATATCGTTATTAAAATTAAGAAGTAGAACTTTTCGGGTCTTGTTAATCAGTGCTGCAAGTGAAATGTTATCTACAATGTAACTGTCATTTCCCGATACACATGTTTGTTGCAATATTTTCATCAACGAATTATCATGaaacattatttgtttttgtttaatcagtGGTAGACCCATTGATTTTGATACAATCTACTAATGAGAACGTCCTTGTTGATTACATGTAACCAACTGAAATATGCTCatattatatatcataatatGATCATTATAAATGTTTACTATTCACAGGTATTAATATTTTCACTTTCAACGTTTTGGTAGCATAACTTTTATTCGGTAACAGAACTGCTAAGAGAAACATATTGCTTTGGACTCTGTTGATGGTCTTACACAAGGTTTTGTTAGACGACTCCAATATTTCAgtatatatgaaatttattaaCACCATTGCCAATACTTGAACTAGATTTAGGTTAAGGAAACCTTcatatcttgttgatttcaaacaaGCATCGGATACAGTGTGGAGACCTGTTCTTGTTCATAAGCTTAAAATAACATCAACGAGGATGCTGTTTTAATTTATAGAATTATTACTGAATGGTTCATTGTACTATTGTAtgtgcaatattttaaaaaatgtgc
This genomic interval carries:
- the LOC117682385 gene encoding ankyrin repeat domain-containing protein 17-like isoform X2, giving the protein MDCSQYYITICLVILSTLTSSMSEYAFQIFSVKHCPSSEEGWGMASSRLGCNSTHGYQCVPNKHLTSLIEFCYPRGVNILFEKGNCLELADDGILNHVPCNKMFEFGCPDKFYLSNEIYKYPSCLAINTTLKCFYADFNCIYSKSMINQTRYILNQTRVMINETCEESLICGMKNSLLNSCNVTAIVMAVIFGIISLILAVLLVVFIKRRNVTIKRKKGLQDLENGESHPLQEVRFEQSEITIEPNEERNAGESHPLQEMNSEHMEISTVSNKERDDIVLPPQHISQPQNSHQLRTSIVTGDFPTFQYLIHKFDKHSLEEVDSNGFNCLHSAAKGGNLSIFKRICNMGVSVEKKTNDGSNILHIAAQHGCYPICEYILENYAALFSLKDNLGMNPAHYAANAGQYHILDLMLKQGCDLFAEDEKNNENIVHLACMVGSLEVCQFVKANKNLEKLLHAKNGGGWNSIQYATKNGHLDIVKFLLENGVDVKNKSKKIGKNCLHTACEFGKHEICEYIISKAPNLITDTDSSGQHAGHYAAKNGHTDILQLLINVDKYAMQRPSHDKINILHVACENAHYDMVVKIAKVFPFMVKEITEKGWNAALFITDKADAEEERIKILKHLLDHGLDVYRVSKSGKTILVNARKNNLKDIEQYLSQQFPNLIGLRRQISFQ
- the LOC117682385 gene encoding ankyrin repeat domain-containing protein 17-like isoform X3, with the translated sequence MDCSQYYITICLVILSTLTSSMSEYAFQIFSVKHCPSSEEGWGMASSRLGCNSTHGYQCVPNKHLTSLIEFCYPRGVNILFEKGNCLELADDGILNHVPCNKMFEFGCPDKFYLSNEIYKYPSCLAINTTLKCFYADFNCIYSKSMINQTRYILNQTRVMINETCEESLICGMKNSLLNSCNVTAIVMAVIFGIISLILAVLLVVFIKRRNVTIKRKKGLQDLENGESHPLQEVRFEQSEITIEPNEERNGESHPLQEMNSEHMEISTVSNKERDDIVLPPQHISQPQNSHQLRTSIVTGDFPTFQYLIHKFDKHSLEEVDSNGFNCLHSAAKGGNLSIFKRICNMGVSVEKKTNDGSNILHIAAQHGCYPICEYILENYAALFSLKDNLGMNPAHYAANAGQYHILDLMLKQGCDLFAEDEKNNENIVHLACMVGSLEVCQFVKANKNLEKLLHAKNGGGWNSIQYATKNGHLDIVKFLLENGVDVKNKSKKIGKNCLHTACEFGKHEICEYIISKAPNLITDTDSSGQHAGHYAAKNGHTDILQLLINVDKYAMQRPSHDKINILHVACENAHYDMVVKIAKVFPFMVKEITEKGWNAALFITDKADAEEERIKILKHLLDHGLDVYRVSKSGKTILVNARKNNLKDIEQYLSQQFPNLIGLRRQISFQ
- the LOC117682385 gene encoding uncharacterized protein isoform X4 translates to MDCSQYYITICLVILSTLTSSMSEYAFQIFSVKHCPSSEEGWGMASSRLGCNSTHGYQCVPNKHLTSLIEFCYPRGVNILFEKGNCLELADDGILNHVPCNKMFEFGCPDKFYLSNEIYKYPSCLAINTTLKCFYADFNCIYSKSMINQTRYILNQTRVMINETCEESLICGMKNSLLNSCNVTAIVMAVIFGIISLILAVLLVVFIKRRNVTIKRKKGESHPLQEVRFEQSEITIEPNEERNDNVHALPPQHISQPQNAADQLPISLVADIVLPPQHISQPQNSHQLRTSIVTGDFPTFQYLIHKFDKHSLEEVDSNGFNCLHSAAKGGNLSIFKRICNMGVSVEKKTNDGSNILHIAAQHGCYPICEYILENYAALFSLKDNLGMNPAHYAANAGQYHILDLMLKQGCDLFAEDEKNNENIVHLACMVGSLEVCQFVKANKNLEKLLHAKNGGGWNSIQYATKNGHLDIVKFLLENGVDVKNKSKKIGKNCLHTACEFGKHEICEYIISKAPNLITDTDSSGQHAGHYAAKNGHTDILQLLINVDKYAMQRPSHDKINILHVACENAHYDMVVKIAKVFPFMVKEITEKGWNAALFITDKADAEEERIKILKHLLDHGLDVYRVSKSGKTILVNARKNNLKDIEQYLSQQFPNLIGLRRQISFQ